The Gordonia sp. KTR9 genome contains a region encoding:
- a CDS encoding ferredoxin — MRIKADFDLCESNAICVGMAPDFFDLDDNDYLVILQEDIPADRVEELRQVAANCPKSALAVVED, encoded by the coding sequence ATGCGTATCAAGGCAGATTTCGACCTGTGTGAGTCCAACGCCATCTGTGTCGGGATGGCGCCGGACTTCTTCGACCTGGATGACAACGACTACCTGGTCATTCTCCAAGAGGACATCCCCGCCGACCGCGTCGAGGAACTGCGTCAGGTCGCCGCCAACTGTCCGAAGTCGGCGCTGGCCGTCGTGGAGGACTGA
- a CDS encoding acyl-CoA dehydrogenase family protein, protein MDFSLPESGADVRGLARDIATSISTPERVADLEATRAALDADLWRELGGAGLLGLELSSETVGDAGGDLGVVENALVATELGRALARVPFGPHAIAALPVISAQGSAQLRDRVLAAAATGDAVLTVAVEEDLATDLRSPTATLSTEGTLTGVKVDVPYAEAADMFVVTVSGPDGVVAVVVAADAPGVVVTPTPSTGLIPSAQVEFDSTPVSGDAVLGGGADTAATLVARATLACCAEQTGIVERGLELTAEYAREREQFGRAIGSFQAVAQRLADGYIDAQGLALTTTQAAWLLDHSTGHTPELQNAVATAKFWAAEAGHRVAHTAVHVHGGVGLDTSHQVHRYFLRAKHNEFAFGSATASVRVIGAELAAAPA, encoded by the coding sequence ATGGATTTCTCGCTTCCCGAATCCGGCGCCGACGTCCGCGGCCTCGCGCGCGACATCGCGACGTCGATCAGCACCCCCGAACGGGTCGCCGACCTGGAGGCCACGCGTGCCGCGCTCGACGCGGACCTGTGGCGCGAACTCGGCGGTGCCGGACTCCTCGGCCTCGAGCTGTCCTCCGAAACCGTCGGTGATGCCGGTGGCGATCTCGGCGTCGTCGAGAACGCGCTCGTGGCCACCGAACTCGGCCGGGCACTGGCCCGCGTGCCGTTCGGTCCCCACGCGATCGCCGCCCTGCCGGTGATCTCCGCCCAGGGTTCGGCGCAGCTCCGCGACCGGGTCCTCGCCGCCGCAGCCACCGGTGACGCGGTGCTCACGGTCGCCGTGGAGGAAGACCTGGCCACCGACCTGCGCTCCCCCACCGCCACGTTGTCGACGGAGGGAACACTCACCGGGGTCAAGGTCGACGTTCCTTATGCCGAGGCCGCGGACATGTTCGTGGTCACCGTATCCGGACCCGACGGCGTCGTGGCGGTGGTCGTGGCCGCCGATGCCCCGGGAGTCGTCGTCACCCCCACCCCGTCCACCGGGCTGATCCCCTCGGCTCAGGTCGAGTTCGACAGCACGCCGGTGTCCGGTGACGCCGTTCTCGGCGGCGGCGCCGACACGGCCGCGACACTCGTGGCCCGCGCTACCTTGGCGTGTTGCGCCGAACAGACCGGCATCGTCGAACGCGGACTCGAACTCACCGCCGAGTATGCCCGCGAGCGTGAGCAATTCGGTCGTGCCATCGGGTCGTTCCAGGCGGTGGCCCAGCGGCTCGCCGACGGGTACATCGATGCGCAGGGGCTGGCACTCACGACGACGCAGGCGGCCTGGCTGCTCGACCACTCGACCGGCCACACGCCGGAGCTGCAGAACGCGGTCGCGACGGCCAAGTTCTGGGCCGCCGAGGCCGGCCACCGGGTGGCGCACACGGCCGTGCACGTGCACGGTGGCGTCGGCCTCGACACCAGCCACCAGGTGCACCGATACTTCCTGCGCGCCAAGCACAACGAGTTCGCGTTCGGCTCGGCCACCGCATCGGTGCGGGTCATCGGAGCCGAACTGGCCGCCGCGCCGGCGTGA
- a CDS encoding MlaE family ABC transporter permease gives MLSKLATPLSGIGDFVALGVESARELFHRPFQWRETVEQSWAIARVSMVPTLLVAIPFTVLVSFTLNILLREIGAQDLSGAGAALGTITQIGPIVTVLIVAGAGATAICADLGARTIREEIDAMKVLGINPIHRLVVPRIVASTGVALLLNSLVCTIGIGGGFIFSVYLQDVNPGAFVANLTLLTGFGELMISMVKAALFGLFAGMVGCYQGLNVKGGAKGVGDAVNETVVYSFMALFVVNVVVTAVGLKATAG, from the coding sequence GTGCTGAGCAAACTGGCCACACCCTTGAGCGGAATCGGGGATTTCGTCGCGCTCGGGGTCGAGTCGGCGCGCGAGTTGTTCCACCGGCCGTTCCAGTGGCGGGAGACCGTCGAACAGTCCTGGGCGATCGCCCGTGTGTCGATGGTGCCCACCCTCCTCGTCGCCATCCCGTTCACGGTTCTCGTCAGCTTCACGCTGAACATCCTGTTGCGCGAGATCGGCGCTCAGGACCTCTCGGGTGCGGGTGCCGCGCTCGGCACGATCACCCAGATCGGTCCGATCGTCACCGTCCTGATCGTCGCCGGAGCGGGCGCGACCGCGATCTGCGCCGACCTCGGCGCCCGGACCATCCGCGAAGAGATCGACGCCATGAAGGTGCTCGGCATCAACCCGATCCACCGTCTGGTCGTGCCCCGCATCGTGGCCTCCACCGGGGTGGCGCTCCTGCTCAACAGTCTGGTCTGCACGATCGGCATCGGTGGCGGCTTCATCTTCTCCGTCTACCTCCAGGACGTGAACCCCGGTGCCTTCGTGGCCAATCTGACCCTGCTCACCGGCTTCGGCGAGTTGATGATCTCGATGGTCAAGGCCGCGCTGTTCGGCTTGTTCGCCGGGATGGTCGGCTGTTATCAGGGGCTCAACGTCAAGGGTGGCGCGAAGGGCGTCGGCGATGCCGTGAACGAGACCGTCGTGTACTCGTTCATGGCGCTGTTCGTCGTCAACGTCGTCGTCACCGCGGTCGGTCTCAAGGCAACGGCGGGCTGA
- a CDS encoding 3-oxoacyl-ACP reductase yields MGYSLDGRVAVVTGAGAGLGRAEAIGLAAEGAAVVVNDLPAALEQSDVIDTITAAGGRAVAVPGDIGESATATAILATATEQLGSLDIVLNNAGVVRDKMLFNMTDDEWDLVIRVHLRGHFLLTRNAASHWRAESKKAGGPVYGRIINTASEAGLLGPEGQANYGAAKAGITALTLSASRALKRYGVRANAICPRARTAMTASVFGDAPTEGVDPLDPEHVVRLVSYLAGPDSDAVTGQVFVVYGPKVTLMAAPTVDEVFVAEGDAWSAEDLAKTLTGHFADRDPGRTFSASALVN; encoded by the coding sequence GTGGGTTACTCGTTGGACGGTCGCGTCGCGGTCGTCACCGGTGCAGGTGCAGGACTCGGTCGCGCGGAGGCCATCGGATTGGCCGCCGAGGGGGCCGCGGTCGTCGTGAACGACCTCCCCGCGGCGCTCGAGCAGAGCGACGTGATCGACACGATCACCGCAGCGGGTGGCCGCGCGGTCGCGGTGCCCGGCGACATCGGCGAATCGGCCACGGCCACCGCGATCCTCGCGACGGCGACCGAACAACTCGGCTCGCTCGACATCGTCCTCAACAACGCGGGCGTCGTGCGCGACAAGATGCTGTTCAACATGACCGACGACGAGTGGGATCTGGTGATCCGCGTCCATCTGCGCGGTCACTTCCTGCTCACCCGAAACGCCGCGTCGCACTGGCGCGCGGAGTCGAAGAAGGCGGGCGGTCCGGTCTACGGCCGGATCATCAACACCGCGTCGGAGGCCGGCCTGCTCGGTCCCGAGGGGCAGGCCAACTACGGTGCGGCGAAGGCGGGTATCACCGCGCTCACGCTGTCGGCGTCGCGCGCCCTCAAACGATACGGCGTGCGCGCCAACGCGATCTGCCCGCGGGCGCGGACGGCGATGACCGCGTCGGTGTTCGGCGACGCCCCCACCGAGGGCGTGGATCCCCTCGACCCCGAGCACGTCGTGCGGCTGGTGTCCTACCTCGCCGGCCCCGACTCCGATGCGGTCACCGGCCAGGTGTTCGTCGTCTACGGCCCCAAGGTCACCCTGATGGCCGCGCCAACGGTCGACGAGGTCTTCGTCGCCGAGGGCGACGCGTGGTCCGCGGAGGACCTCGCGAAGACCCTGACGGGTCACTTCGCCGACCGCGATCCGGGACGCACATTCTCGGCAAGCGCTCTGGTCAACTGA
- a CDS encoding MCE family protein yields the protein MVAVLLALIIGASASFLGAFKGTQQVTLVAPRAGLVMNPDAKVKLRGVEVGRVAEISERGGDAILTLDIADGDMAKIPANVAADIKSNTIFGAKAVNFVVPGEPEGTLTAGAEIPADRVVVELNTVYQQLVSVLAQLQPEKLNATLGAINTALQGQGDEIGDALEQLTALLGKTNPHLPALNRLFREGATVTNVYADSMPDLLRTVDNFTVVGNTLVDNTSNLDALLINATGMANTIDGVIAPSKKTLIGALSDLDPIAALLGYNAPGIKCFLTASAIASEVAAPFLGERNGMLMLDAGLLPGKDPYAYPYDLPRVGVEGPPTCQGGLSDPSSAVPAPFYVGDNAPQPYQPRTKPKANSQKLFQILFGEPPRG from the coding sequence ATGGTCGCGGTGCTGCTGGCCCTGATCATCGGGGCGAGCGCGTCATTCCTCGGTGCCTTCAAGGGCACCCAGCAGGTGACCCTCGTCGCGCCTCGTGCCGGGCTGGTGATGAACCCCGACGCCAAGGTGAAACTGCGTGGCGTCGAGGTGGGTCGGGTCGCCGAGATCTCCGAGCGCGGCGGCGACGCGATCCTGACCCTCGACATCGCCGACGGCGACATGGCGAAGATCCCCGCGAACGTGGCGGCCGACATCAAGTCGAACACGATCTTCGGCGCCAAGGCGGTCAACTTCGTGGTCCCCGGAGAACCCGAGGGCACGCTGACCGCGGGAGCCGAGATCCCCGCCGACCGGGTGGTCGTCGAACTGAACACCGTCTACCAGCAGCTCGTCTCGGTGCTCGCCCAACTCCAGCCGGAGAAGCTCAACGCAACTCTCGGCGCGATCAACACGGCTCTGCAGGGGCAGGGCGACGAGATCGGCGACGCCCTCGAGCAACTCACCGCGCTGCTCGGCAAGACCAACCCGCATCTGCCCGCCCTCAACCGGTTGTTCCGGGAAGGCGCGACCGTCACCAACGTGTACGCGGACTCGATGCCCGACCTGCTGCGGACCGTCGACAACTTCACCGTCGTCGGGAACACGTTGGTGGACAACACGTCCAACCTCGACGCGCTGCTCATCAACGCCACCGGGATGGCGAACACCATCGACGGGGTCATCGCGCCGTCCAAGAAGACACTCATCGGTGCGCTGTCGGACCTCGACCCCATCGCCGCGCTGCTGGGTTACAACGCCCCGGGGATCAAGTGCTTCCTCACCGCCAGCGCGATCGCCTCCGAGGTGGCGGCGCCGTTCCTCGGTGAGCGCAACGGCATGCTGATGCTCGACGCCGGTCTGCTGCCGGGCAAGGATCCCTACGCCTACCCCTACGACCTGCCGCGGGTCGGGGTCGAAGGGCCGCCGACGTGCCAGGGCGGGCTCAGCGATCCCTCCTCCGCGGTGCCGGCACCGTTCTACGTCGGCGACAACGCGCCGCAGCCCTATCAGCCCAGGACCAAGCCGAAGGCGAACTCGCAGAAGCTGTTCCAGATCCTGTTCGGAGAACCGCCCCGTGGATAA
- a CDS encoding MCE family protein, with the protein MSLPFGGMFSSRRSESDEADVAREVKRGQRSRAQVGVIGIVVIGLVVITAMQMDKLPYISPISTYTAYFDDAGGLTKGDIVTVSGVQVGTVESIALAGTDAGTKVEVGFRMDDTVEMGADSQAAIRTETVLGRRNLTVIPHGGDRIKPGGSIPVGNTISPYSLQDALEGATDTVAETDTEQLNEALNTLTITFSETPDQVQGAVNGVARLSKAVADRDNELRALLAKANQVSKIVGDRNEQINRLLVDANALVGEIEMRRYALNQLIKGIGDVTAQLRGFIAENNAQLTPVLQKFDRVATILTDQEKELKETIDRLGPFANTLGEAVASGPNFDSLVGLNTFGDYTAVFLNALRGRYPQLWQSFMYTAFPLLPDGWQQGPPVGSDPPRGPLPKPTYPTPAPTTRGR; encoded by the coding sequence ATGAGTCTTCCGTTCGGAGGTATGTTCTCGAGTCGCAGATCCGAATCCGACGAGGCCGACGTCGCCCGCGAGGTCAAGCGTGGGCAGCGAAGCCGCGCGCAGGTCGGCGTCATCGGCATCGTCGTGATCGGCCTGGTGGTGATCACCGCGATGCAGATGGACAAGCTGCCCTACATCTCGCCGATCAGCACCTACACCGCCTATTTCGACGACGCGGGCGGACTCACCAAGGGCGACATCGTCACCGTCTCCGGTGTCCAGGTCGGCACGGTCGAGTCGATCGCACTGGCCGGCACCGACGCCGGGACCAAGGTCGAGGTCGGATTCCGCATGGACGACACCGTCGAGATGGGGGCGGACTCCCAGGCCGCGATCCGGACCGAGACCGTGCTCGGCCGACGCAATCTCACCGTCATCCCGCACGGCGGGGACCGGATCAAGCCCGGTGGCTCGATCCCGGTCGGCAACACGATCTCGCCGTATTCGCTGCAAGACGCGCTCGAGGGCGCGACGGACACCGTCGCCGAGACCGACACCGAGCAGCTCAACGAAGCGCTGAACACGCTGACCATCACCTTCTCCGAGACCCCGGATCAGGTGCAGGGAGCGGTCAACGGTGTGGCGCGACTGTCGAAGGCGGTCGCCGACCGCGACAACGAGTTACGGGCGCTGCTGGCCAAGGCCAACCAGGTCAGCAAGATCGTCGGCGACCGCAACGAGCAGATCAACCGCCTGCTCGTCGACGCCAACGCCCTCGTCGGCGAGATCGAGATGCGGCGCTACGCGCTCAACCAGTTGATCAAGGGAATCGGTGACGTCACCGCTCAACTGCGGGGTTTCATCGCCGAGAACAATGCGCAGCTGACGCCCGTCCTGCAGAAGTTCGACCGCGTCGCGACGATCCTCACCGATCAGGAGAAGGAACTGAAGGAGACGATCGACCGGCTGGGGCCGTTCGCCAACACGCTCGGCGAGGCGGTGGCGTCGGGTCCGAACTTCGATTCGCTGGTCGGACTCAACACCTTCGGCGACTACACCGCGGTCTTCCTCAACGCATTGCGCGGCCGGTACCCGCAGCTGTGGCAATCGTTCATGTACACCGCCTTCCCCCTCCTGCCGGATGGCTGGCAGCAGGGACCGCCGGTGGGCAGCGATCCGCCGCGCGGACCCCTGCCGAAGCCGACCTATCCCACGCCCGCGCCGACCACGAGGGGGAGGTGA
- a CDS encoding acyl-CoA dehydrogenase family protein yields MRIAYTDQQAELRRELRDYFSGLMTEDRRAVLSGGDGELGEGDAYRDVVAQMGADGWLALGWPTEFGGQNRSMMDQLIFTDEAAIAGAPVPFLTINSVAPTIMNYGSAEQKAYFLPRIAAGKLHFSIGYSEPGAGTDLAALRTTAVRDGDDYVINGQKMWTSLVAYADYIWLACRTDPSTLEPGGKKHKGISMLIVPTTAEGFSYTPVHTMSGVDTSATYYQDVRVPTSSIVGEEGGGWPLVTNQLNHERVALCSAAPIQTALRETVAWAQQTKTGDGHRVIDAPWVQQNLARVHAKVEFLKLINWKIASVASSGGSPSPADASATKVYGTEFATEAYRLLMEVVGPAATLRTGSTGAHLNGRLERFQRTSLILTFGGGTNEIQRDIIAMLALGLPHQRR; encoded by the coding sequence ATGCGCATCGCCTATACCGACCAACAAGCCGAGCTCCGTAGGGAACTCCGCGACTACTTCTCCGGCCTCATGACCGAGGATCGTCGTGCCGTCCTGTCCGGCGGCGACGGCGAACTCGGCGAGGGCGACGCCTACCGCGACGTCGTCGCCCAGATGGGTGCCGACGGCTGGCTCGCCCTGGGCTGGCCCACCGAGTTCGGCGGTCAGAACCGGTCGATGATGGACCAGCTGATCTTCACCGACGAGGCAGCGATCGCGGGTGCGCCCGTTCCGTTCCTCACGATCAACTCGGTGGCGCCGACGATCATGAACTACGGCTCCGCCGAACAGAAGGCGTACTTCCTGCCGCGGATCGCGGCCGGCAAGCTGCACTTCTCGATCGGGTACTCCGAACCGGGCGCCGGCACCGATCTCGCGGCCCTTCGGACCACCGCGGTGCGCGATGGCGACGACTACGTCATCAACGGTCAGAAGATGTGGACGAGCCTGGTCGCCTACGCCGACTACATCTGGCTCGCCTGCCGCACCGATCCGTCGACGCTGGAACCCGGCGGCAAGAAGCACAAGGGCATCTCCATGCTCATCGTGCCCACCACCGCCGAGGGCTTCAGTTACACGCCGGTCCACACCATGTCGGGGGTCGACACCAGCGCGACCTACTACCAGGACGTCCGCGTGCCCACGTCGTCGATCGTCGGCGAAGAGGGTGGCGGGTGGCCGCTGGTCACCAACCAGCTCAATCACGAGCGGGTCGCGCTGTGCAGCGCGGCACCGATCCAGACCGCGCTGCGCGAGACGGTCGCGTGGGCGCAGCAGACCAAGACCGGCGACGGTCATCGGGTCATCGACGCCCCCTGGGTGCAGCAGAATCTGGCCCGGGTGCATGCCAAGGTCGAGTTCCTCAAGCTGATCAACTGGAAGATCGCCTCGGTCGCCAGCTCCGGCGGATCGCCGAGTCCGGCCGATGCCTCGGCGACGAAGGTCTACGGCACCGAGTTCGCCACCGAGGCCTATCGACTGCTGATGGAGGTCGTCGGACCCGCCGCGACGCTGCGTACCGGCAGCACGGGCGCCCACCTCAACGGACGCCTGGAACGGTTCCAGCGCACCTCACTCATCCTCACTTTCGGAGGCGGCACCAACGAGATCCAGCGCGACATCATCGCGATGCTCGCTCTCGGCCTGCCGCACCAGCGTCGCTGA
- a CDS encoding MCE family protein produces MDNRARAFRATLIKLGAFTVVMVLVFVALVVVFSRYRSGASNEYSAVFTSASAMKSGSKVKIAGVEVGSVGDVELNRDNDAVITFSVDQKYPLPESARALIRYENLTGDRYLELQQGTGNTSTFLADGAQIPVGQTEPALDLDKLVGGFKPLFRTLDADDANALTSSLIAVFQGQGGALNTLLGNTASFTDSLADRDQLIGDVINNLNTTLATLDGDREGLDTSVDLLQQLVTGLAEQKATVGNALTQTSRVTNGLADLLATTRPTLQSMVTNTGRVSEELLAAEPFIRNLISRLPEDYKTLSNLGSYGAWLQIYFCRIRLLLPAPGGQTILYTSNNVMGNTTTAGGRCDGS; encoded by the coding sequence GTGGATAACCGCGCTCGCGCGTTCCGCGCGACCCTGATCAAACTGGGTGCCTTCACCGTGGTGATGGTCCTGGTGTTCGTCGCGCTGGTCGTCGTCTTCAGCCGCTATCGTTCCGGCGCGTCGAACGAGTACAGTGCCGTCTTCACCAGCGCGTCGGCGATGAAGTCGGGCAGCAAGGTCAAGATCGCCGGCGTCGAGGTCGGATCGGTCGGTGACGTCGAACTGAACCGCGACAACGATGCCGTGATCACGTTCAGCGTCGACCAGAAGTATCCGCTCCCGGAGTCGGCCCGCGCGCTGATCCGGTACGAGAACCTCACCGGCGACCGGTATCTCGAGTTGCAGCAGGGGACGGGCAACACGTCGACCTTCCTCGCCGACGGTGCGCAGATCCCGGTCGGCCAGACCGAGCCCGCGCTCGACCTCGACAAGCTCGTCGGCGGCTTCAAACCGCTGTTCCGGACCCTGGACGCCGACGACGCCAACGCGCTCACCAGTTCGCTGATCGCGGTCTTCCAGGGGCAGGGCGGTGCGTTGAACACCTTGCTGGGCAACACCGCGTCGTTCACCGACTCGCTGGCCGACCGCGACCAGTTGATCGGCGACGTGATCAACAACCTCAACACGACCCTCGCCACGCTCGACGGCGACCGGGAAGGCCTGGACACCAGCGTCGACCTCCTGCAGCAACTGGTCACCGGGCTCGCCGAACAGAAGGCCACGGTCGGCAACGCGCTGACGCAGACCTCACGCGTCACCAACGGTCTCGCCGATCTGCTGGCCACCACCCGGCCGACCCTGCAGTCGATGGTCACCAACACCGGACGGGTCTCGGAGGAGTTGCTGGCCGCGGAACCCTTTATCCGCAACCTGATCTCGCGACTTCCCGAGGACTACAAGACGTTGTCGAACCTGGGCTCCTACGGTGCGTGGCTGCAGATCTACTTCTGTCGCATCCGCCTGTTGCTCCCGGCACCCGGGGGGCAGACGATCCTGTACACGTCGAACAACGTGATGGGCAACACCACGACGGCCGGCGGAAGGTGTGACGGCTCATGA
- a CDS encoding MCE family protein, producing the protein MTVGSMTIGRKVLFGVLAVVLAIALILVGWKVFTKSTTNTFTAYFGGVASLYKGDPVRVLGVNVGSVSAITPRENDVKVELRVDKSVDIPQDAKAVIVAQSLVSGRFVQLTPVYSGGPQMSDGADIPMDRTAVPMEWDDIKAQLTRLTEAIGPEGADPGSAAKAVNVFDENLEGNGEAINASIREVSDVIGTLAAGSGDLFATIQSLQKLTDALSGSHEQLVQFNGRIASVSSVLADNTTELDEALKGLDAAMTDVQTFIDTNQTALSSSVERLAASTKIVADKDQQVRGVLHSAPNQLANFYNIYNPLSGSLSGVFGLGNGTNLITLLCGSMESTKRPGTTMADVDKCVEILAPVLSSISMNYPPFLTNPVQGRNATPSQLQYQNASVRARANAGVTRLDNETRRDNRGSPLEDLLVPFGGDR; encoded by the coding sequence ATGACCGTCGGAAGTATGACCATCGGGCGCAAGGTGCTCTTCGGTGTGCTCGCCGTGGTTCTCGCGATCGCCCTGATCCTCGTGGGCTGGAAGGTGTTCACCAAATCCACGACGAACACCTTCACCGCCTATTTCGGCGGTGTCGCCAGTCTCTACAAGGGCGACCCGGTCCGGGTGCTCGGTGTGAACGTCGGCAGTGTCTCGGCGATCACCCCGCGCGAGAACGACGTGAAAGTCGAACTGCGCGTGGACAAGAGCGTCGACATCCCGCAGGACGCGAAAGCCGTCATCGTCGCACAGAGTCTGGTCTCGGGCCGGTTCGTGCAGCTGACGCCGGTCTACTCGGGCGGGCCGCAGATGTCCGACGGCGCCGACATCCCGATGGATCGCACCGCGGTGCCGATGGAGTGGGACGACATCAAGGCCCAGCTCACCCGGCTCACCGAGGCCATCGGGCCGGAGGGGGCCGATCCGGGTTCGGCGGCCAAGGCGGTCAACGTCTTCGACGAGAACCTCGAGGGCAACGGGGAGGCGATCAACGCTTCGATCCGCGAGGTGTCCGACGTGATCGGCACCCTCGCGGCCGGCAGCGGCGATCTGTTCGCCACCATCCAGAGCCTGCAGAAACTGACCGACGCACTGTCGGGCAGCCACGAACAGCTGGTGCAGTTCAACGGCCGGATCGCCTCGGTCAGTTCGGTTCTCGCGGACAACACGACCGAACTCGATGAGGCGCTGAAAGGCCTCGACGCGGCGATGACCGACGTGCAGACCTTCATCGACACCAACCAGACGGCGCTGTCGTCGTCGGTGGAGCGCCTGGCGGCGAGTACGAAGATCGTGGCGGACAAGGACCAACAGGTGCGCGGCGTGTTGCACTCGGCGCCCAACCAGCTCGCGAACTTCTACAACATCTACAACCCGCTGTCGGGTTCGCTCTCGGGTGTGTTCGGTCTAGGCAACGGCACCAACCTGATCACTCTGCTGTGCGGGTCGATGGAATCGACCAAGCGACCCGGCACCACGATGGCCGACGTCGACAAGTGCGTGGAGATCCTCGCGCCCGTCCTGTCGTCGATCTCGATGAACTACCCACCGTTCCTGACCAATCCGGTGCAGGGCCGCAACGCGACACCGAGCCAGCTCCAATATCAGAACGCGAGCGTTCGCGCGCGTGCGAACGCCGGTGTCACCCGGTTGGACAACGAGACCCGGCGTGACAATCGGGGCAGTCCGCTCGAGGATCTGCTGGTCCCGTTCGGAGGTGACCGATGA
- a CDS encoding MlaE family ABC transporter permease: MVLPFTTRFRTARVAVKRAGEDWDQIGDQALFYWDSVVSIPRAIQHYKKETLRLIAEISMGTGALAMIGGTVVVVGFLTLFTGGTIAVQGYSSLANIGVEALTGFFSAFINVRIAVPVISGIALAATIGAGATAQLGAMRVSEEIDALETMAISSIPYLVSTRIIAGLIAIIPLYALASLASFLASRSATVFLYGQSPGVYDHYFDTFLIPSDILWSFVQAICMAVAVMLIHTYYGYNASGGPVGVGVAVGNAVRASLVVVVVITLLTSLAIYGADGKFNLAG, from the coding sequence ATGGTACTTCCGTTCACCACCCGGTTCCGGACCGCGCGCGTCGCGGTCAAGAGGGCCGGCGAGGACTGGGACCAGATCGGCGACCAGGCGCTGTTCTACTGGGACAGCGTCGTGTCGATCCCCCGCGCGATCCAGCACTACAAGAAGGAGACGCTGCGGCTCATCGCCGAGATCTCCATGGGCACCGGCGCGCTGGCGATGATCGGCGGCACCGTCGTGGTCGTCGGATTCCTGACGCTGTTCACCGGCGGCACGATCGCGGTCCAGGGTTACAGCTCGCTGGCGAACATCGGCGTCGAGGCACTCACCGGCTTCTTCTCGGCGTTCATCAACGTGCGCATCGCCGTCCCGGTGATCTCCGGCATCGCGCTCGCCGCGACCATCGGTGCCGGTGCGACCGCACAGCTCGGTGCCATGCGGGTCTCGGAAGAGATCGACGCACTGGAGACGATGGCGATCTCCTCCATTCCCTATCTGGTGTCCACGCGCATCATCGCCGGCCTGATCGCGATCATCCCGCTTTACGCGCTGGCATCGCTGGCATCGTTCCTCGCGAGCCGGTCGGCGACGGTCTTCCTGTACGGACAGTCGCCCGGCGTCTACGACCACTACTTCGACACGTTCCTCATACCGTCGGACATCCTCTGGTCGTTCGTGCAGGCGATCTGCATGGCGGTCGCGGTCATGCTGATCCACACCTACTACGGCTACAACGCCTCGGGCGGGCCGGTCGGCGTCGGCGTCGCCGTCGGGAACGCGGTCCGCGCATCGCTCGTTGTTGTGGTCGTGATCACACTCCTGACCTCCCTCGCCATCTATGGCGCCGATGGCAAGTTCAACCTGGCGGGCTGA